CGCGCCGGCATGACCGTGGTCTCCAACGCCTCGTGCACCACCAACTGCCTGGCTCCGGTGGCCAAGATCCTGGCCGCCAGCGTCGGCATCAAGCAGGGCCTGATGACCACCATCCACGCCTACACCAACGACCAGGTCACCGTGGACGTGCGCCACAAGGACCTGCGCCGCGCCCGTGCCGCCGCCGCCAACATCATCCCGACCAAGACCGGCGCCGCCAAGGCCGTCGGCCTGGTGCTGCCGCAGCTCGTCGGCAAGGTCGACGGCTTCGCCCTGCGCGTGCCCACGATCAACGTCTCGCTGGTCGACCTCACCTTCACCGCCGAGCGCGCCACCACCAAGGAAGAGATCAACGCGCTGATGAGCGCCGCGGCCAACGGCCCGCTGAAGGGCATCCTGGCGGTCAACACCGAGCCGCTGGTGTCCTCCGACTTCAACCACACCACCGTGTCCTCGACCTTCGACGCCACCCAGACCCGCGTCATCCAGGGCGCGGACGGCTCGGTGCTGGTCAAGGTCCTGGCCTGGTACGACAACGAGTGGGGCTATTCCTGCCGCATGCTCGACGCCGCCCGCGCCTTCGTCAATGCCAAATAAGCGCCGAGTAAGCGCCAAATAAACGCCAGGCAATCCCGATCTCCAGTCGAACCGACGCCCTGCCCCGCAGGGCGTTTTTCCAGGACCGAGCGAATCATGCAAGTCAACAAACTCACCGACCTCGACGTGCGCGGCAAGAAGGTGTTCATCCGCGCCGACCTCAACGTGCCGCAGGACGAGGCCGGCAACATCACCGAAGACACCCGCATCCGCGCCTCCATCCCGTCGATCCGCTACTGCCTGGACAACGGCGCCGCGGTGATGCTCACCTCCCACCTCGGCCGTCCCACCGAAGGCACGGTCGGCCCCGACGACACCCTCGCGCCGGTCGCGGTGCGCCTGGGCCAGCTCCTCGACAAGCCGGTGCGCCTGATCCAGGACTGGGTCGACGGCGGCTTCGAGGTCAAGCCGGGCGAAGTCGTGCTGCTCGAGAACTGCCGCTGCAACAAGGGCGAGAAGAAGGACAACGAGGAACTGGCGAAGAAGATGGCCGCGCTGTGCGACATCTACGTCAATGACGCCTTCGGCACCGCCCACCGCGCCGAAGCCACCACCCACGGCATCGCCCGCTTCGCTCCGGTGGCCTGCGCCGGCATCCTGATGGGGGCCGAGATCGACGCCCTCTCCAAGGCGCTGCACAGCCCGGCGCGCCCGCTGGTGGCGATCGTCGGCGGCGCCAAGGTGTCGACCAAGCTCACCATTCTCAAGACCCTGGCCGAGAAGGTCGACCAGCTGATCGTCGGCGGCGGCATCGCCAACACCTTCCTCCTCGCCGCCGGCAAGCGCATCGGCGAATCGCTCGCCGA
The window above is part of the Thauera aromatica K172 genome. Proteins encoded here:
- the gap gene encoding type I glyceraldehyde-3-phosphate dehydrogenase, with the protein product MSIKVAINGFGRIGRCTLRAIYEQGLQNEFEVVAINASGDLATNAHLLKYDTTHGRFATPVDTEGENVIIIDGKKIPFYSTKDPKGVDWGRHGVEVLLECTGAYTTKAKAQALLDQGAKRVLISAPGGDDVDTTIVMGVNEEVLRAGMTVVSNASCTTNCLAPVAKILAASVGIKQGLMTTIHAYTNDQVTVDVRHKDLRRARAAAANIIPTKTGAAKAVGLVLPQLVGKVDGFALRVPTINVSLVDLTFTAERATTKEEINALMSAAANGPLKGILAVNTEPLVSSDFNHTTVSSTFDATQTRVIQGADGSVLVKVLAWYDNEWGYSCRMLDAARAFVNAK
- a CDS encoding phosphoglycerate kinase, producing the protein MQVNKLTDLDVRGKKVFIRADLNVPQDEAGNITEDTRIRASIPSIRYCLDNGAAVMLTSHLGRPTEGTVGPDDTLAPVAVRLGQLLDKPVRLIQDWVDGGFEVKPGEVVLLENCRCNKGEKKDNEELAKKMAALCDIYVNDAFGTAHRAEATTHGIARFAPVACAGILMGAEIDALSKALHSPARPLVAIVGGAKVSTKLTILKTLAEKVDQLIVGGGIANTFLLAAGKRIGESLAEPEMVREAQQVMDLMKARGAEVPLPVDVVVADEVSALARANRIPVDEVGAHDRILDFGPKSSARLADIIAHAGTVVWNGPVGVFEYAQFAGGTKMMASAIAHSEAFSIAGGGDTLAAIAKFDIAQDVGYISTGGGAFLEFLEGKTLPAIAALEQRYTA